From the genome of Candidatus Dormiibacterota bacterium, one region includes:
- the hemH gene encoding ferrochelatase, with the protein MAGAPAHDSVLLLGFGGPTRRDEVRPFLDNVLRGKPVTRERYEEVVRHYDEAGGSSPFNRLTFAQAESLRLLLSAEGPRLQVYVGMRHWEPYITDTLTEMAHEGRRRAVGVVLAAHRSPPSWEAYLASVDEARGRLGDSAPVVDYVAAWSDHPLLIEALAERTLAAIASVPEARRGRARVVFTAHSLPTGMAERSGYTAGLRRTAGLLAGRLGVATWSLAFTSRSGNPSDPWLEPDIGDALRTLQRDGAQDVVVSPIGFLSDHVEVLYDLDIAARRTADGLGIGFFRAGTPGDHPSFIRMLALVVRDVVTGG; encoded by the coding sequence GTGGCCGGCGCACCCGCGCACGATTCGGTCCTTCTCCTCGGCTTCGGCGGACCGACGCGCCGTGACGAGGTCCGCCCCTTCCTCGACAACGTCCTGCGCGGCAAACCGGTCACGCGGGAGCGCTACGAGGAGGTCGTGCGGCATTACGACGAGGCGGGCGGCTCGTCCCCTTTCAACCGATTGACCTTCGCCCAGGCGGAGAGCCTGCGCCTCCTCCTGTCGGCCGAAGGACCCCGTCTCCAGGTGTACGTCGGAATGCGTCACTGGGAGCCGTACATCACCGACACCCTCACCGAGATGGCGCACGAAGGACGGCGCCGGGCCGTCGGCGTGGTCCTCGCCGCGCACCGCTCCCCCCCCTCCTGGGAGGCGTATCTCGCGAGCGTGGACGAGGCGCGCGGGCGGCTGGGCGATTCCGCCCCCGTCGTCGATTACGTCGCGGCCTGGTCCGATCATCCACTCCTCATCGAGGCGCTCGCCGAACGGACCCTGGCCGCCATCGCCTCGGTTCCGGAAGCGCGGCGCGGCCGCGCGCGAGTCGTCTTCACGGCGCACAGCCTCCCGACCGGGATGGCCGAACGATCGGGATACACCGCGGGTCTGAGGCGCACCGCCGGCCTTCTGGCCGGTCGCCTGGGTGTTGCGACCTGGTCGCTCGCCTTCACGAGCCGCAGCGGCAACCCGTCGGACCCCTGGCTCGAGCCGGACATCGGCGACGCGCTCCGCACCCTGCAGCGGGACGGCGCCCAGGACGTCGTCGTGTCGCCGATCGGTTTCCTGAGCGATCACGTGGAGGTCCTCTACGACCTCGACATCGCCGCCCGCAGGACCGCGGACGGGCTCGGGATCGGCTTCTTCCGCGCGGGAACACCGGGTGACCATCCTTCCTTCATCCGCATGCTCGCCCTCGTGGTGCGGGACGTGGTGACGGGAGGATGA
- a CDS encoding SUF system Fe-S cluster assembly protein, translating to MTDPIDLSGPIPDLKQGDDLKARVVEVLQTCYDPEIPVNIYELGLVYDVDVKEASGEVKVRMTLTSPACPVAGSLPPEVEAKIRAVPGVNNVSVEVVWDPPWTPEKMSDAARLQLNMM from the coding sequence ATGACCGACCCAATCGATCTGTCCGGACCGATACCCGATCTGAAGCAGGGCGATGACCTGAAGGCGAGGGTGGTCGAGGTCCTGCAGACCTGCTACGACCCCGAGATTCCGGTCAACATCTACGAGCTGGGTCTCGTCTACGACGTGGACGTGAAGGAGGCGTCGGGCGAGGTGAAGGTCCGCATGACCCTGACGTCCCCCGCCTGCCCCGTGGCCGGATCGCTCCCCCCCGAGGTCGAGGCCAAGATCCGCGCGGTCCCGGGAGTGAACAACGTGAGCGTCGAGGTCGTCTGGGATCCCCCCTGGACGCCCGAGAAGATGTCGGACGCGGCGAGACTCCAGCTCAACATGATGTGA
- the sufC gene encoding Fe-S cluster assembly ATPase SufC produces MLQIRNLHARAGDKEILRGIDLEVQAGEVHAIMGPNGSGKSTLANVLAGRESIEVTEGSVLYMGKDLLAMPPEERAWEGLFLAFQYPVEIPGVSTMYLLKAGLNAIRKHRGQTELDAMEFLAMIKEKMKLVEIDQSFLNRAVNEGFSGGEKKRNEVLQMAVLDPRLAVLDETDSGLDIDALRVVANGVNGLRSKTRSMLVITHYQRLLNFIVPDRVHVLHNGRIVRSGDKDLALELEKRGYAWVEQETNRTRAGAPPLV; encoded by the coding sequence ATGCTTCAGATCCGCAATCTGCACGCCCGGGCCGGCGACAAGGAGATCCTCCGGGGGATCGATCTCGAGGTCCAGGCGGGCGAGGTGCACGCCATCATGGGGCCCAACGGCTCCGGCAAGAGCACGCTCGCGAATGTCCTCGCCGGCCGCGAGTCGATCGAGGTCACCGAGGGGAGCGTCCTCTACATGGGCAAGGACCTCCTGGCGATGCCGCCCGAGGAGCGCGCCTGGGAGGGACTGTTCCTGGCGTTCCAGTACCCGGTGGAGATCCCGGGCGTCAGCACGATGTACCTCCTCAAGGCGGGGCTCAACGCGATCCGCAAGCACCGCGGCCAGACCGAGCTCGACGCCATGGAGTTCCTGGCGATGATCAAGGAGAAGATGAAGCTGGTCGAGATCGACCAGAGCTTCCTGAACCGCGCGGTCAACGAAGGTTTTTCGGGCGGCGAGAAGAAGCGCAACGAGGTCTTGCAGATGGCGGTGCTCGATCCGAGGCTCGCCGTCCTGGACGAGACCGACAGCGGGCTCGACATCGACGCGCTCCGGGTCGTGGCCAACGGCGTCAACGGCCTGCGCTCGAAGACGCGCTCCATGCTGGTGATCACGCACTACCAGAGACTTTTGAACTTCATCGTCCCGGATCGCGTGCACGTCCTGCACAACGGTCGCATCGTGCGCTCGGGCGACAAGGACCTGGCTCTGGAGCTCGAGAAGAGGGGTTACGCCTGGGTCGAGCAGGAGACGAATCGTACCCGCGCCGGCGCCCCCCCGCTGGTGTAG
- the sufB gene encoding Fe-S cluster assembly protein SufB, with protein MARSSTKTIQDLTQQDYKYGFVTDIEAETVPRGLSEEIVRAISQKKNEPEFMLEWRLKAYRHWLTMTEPTWANVHYPKIDYQNIIYYSAPKVKKQLGSLDEVDPELLKTYEKLGIPLGEQKVLAGVAVDAVFDSVSVATTFKAKLRELGIIFCSFSEAVLEHPELVKQYLGTVVPHNDNFFAALNSAVFSDGSFAYIPKGVRCPMELSTYFRINAADTGQFERTLIVADEGAYVSYLEGCTAPKRDTNQLHAAVVELVALKNATIKYSTVQNWYPGDREGKGGIYNFVTKRGKCQGENSKISWTQVETGSAITWKYPSCILQGDNSIGEFYSVAVTNNRQQADTGTKMIHIGRNTRSTIISKGISAGHGQNTYRGMVKIMKGARGARNYSQCDSLLMSDTCGAHTFPYIEVKNSTARLEHEASTSKIGEDQLFYCRQRGIKPEDAVNLIVSGFCKEVFRELPMEFAVEAQKLLGVSLEGSVG; from the coding sequence ATGGCGCGAAGCTCGACCAAGACGATCCAGGACCTGACGCAGCAGGACTACAAGTACGGCTTCGTGACCGACATCGAAGCCGAAACGGTGCCGCGCGGGCTGAGCGAGGAGATCGTCCGGGCCATCTCGCAGAAGAAGAACGAGCCGGAGTTCATGCTGGAGTGGCGTCTGAAGGCCTACCGTCACTGGCTGACGATGACGGAGCCGACCTGGGCCAACGTGCATTATCCGAAGATCGACTACCAGAACATCATCTATTACTCGGCGCCGAAGGTGAAGAAGCAGCTCGGGAGTCTCGACGAAGTCGACCCCGAGCTCCTGAAGACCTACGAGAAGCTCGGGATCCCGCTGGGGGAGCAGAAAGTGCTGGCGGGCGTGGCCGTGGACGCCGTGTTCGACAGCGTGTCGGTCGCCACGACGTTCAAGGCGAAGCTTAGGGAGCTCGGGATCATCTTCTGCTCCTTCTCCGAGGCGGTGCTGGAGCACCCCGAGCTGGTGAAGCAGTATCTCGGGACGGTCGTGCCGCACAACGACAACTTCTTCGCGGCGCTGAACTCGGCCGTGTTCAGCGACGGCTCGTTCGCCTACATCCCGAAGGGGGTGCGCTGCCCGATGGAGCTGTCGACCTATTTCCGCATCAACGCCGCGGACACGGGGCAGTTCGAGCGCACGCTGATCGTCGCGGACGAAGGGGCCTACGTCTCCTACCTGGAAGGGTGCACGGCGCCCAAGCGCGACACCAACCAGCTGCACGCGGCGGTGGTCGAGCTCGTGGCCCTCAAGAACGCGACCATCAAGTACTCGACGGTGCAGAACTGGTACCCGGGCGACCGCGAGGGGAAGGGGGGCATCTACAATTTCGTCACCAAGCGCGGCAAGTGCCAGGGGGAGAATTCGAAGATCTCCTGGACGCAGGTCGAGACCGGCTCGGCGATCACCTGGAAGTATCCGTCCTGCATCCTGCAGGGGGACAACTCGATCGGCGAGTTCTACTCGGTGGCCGTGACCAACAACCGCCAGCAGGCGGACACCGGCACGAAGATGATCCACATCGGCCGCAACACGCGCAGCACGATCATCTCGAAGGGGATCTCCGCCGGCCACGGGCAGAACACCTACCGCGGGATGGTGAAGATCATGAAGGGGGCGCGCGGGGCGCGCAACTATTCGCAGTGCGACTCGCTCTTGATGAGCGACACCTGCGGGGCGCACACCTTCCCCTACATCGAGGTGAAGAACAGCACGGCCCGCCTCGAGCACGAGGCCTCGACGTCGAAGATCGGCGAGGACCAGCTGTTCTACTGCCGGCAGCGCGGCATCAAGCCGGAGGACGCCGTCAACCTGATCGTCAGCGGCTTCTGCAAGGAAGTGTTCCGCGAGCTGCCGATGGAGTTCGCGGTCGAGGCGCAGAAGCTGCTCGGCGTCAGCCTGGAAGGCAGCGTCGGCTGA
- the hemE gene encoding uroporphyrinogen decarboxylase, whose product MPRVAQPHTGFDGLLVGAFESRLAAEMSRLIEAHGGRPMVAPSMREIPLEENREALEFGDRLLAGHWDILILLTGVGLKTLVTALETRHPRARIVEALGKVTRVCRGPKPVAALKALGLSPGITVPEPNTWMELLRTLDEKSDVAGRRVAVQEYGISNLELLQGLRERGAEVTRVPVYRWGLPHDLAPLRAALQAIADAQVPVVLFTNANQVENVMQVARDAGLDERVRAALARGVVASVGPIASESLRNHGLGVDVEPPHPKMGPLVKEASLRCHAILEAKRDPGGGGAGGGRGPASRGGSGPGAGHGPSDRKARGAAMSPTGAVAAIEIAPQPARPGVRGLDPLLDSPFMRACRRDTTSVTPVWLMRQAGRYMREYRQIRARRSFLEICRDPDLVTQITVYAVERLRVDSAIIFADLLLPVQGTGLSLAYTKGEGPSIDPPLRAPEDVDRLREPDLEESVGYVFEAIRRTRRALPANIPLLGFAGAPFTLASYMIEGGGSTHYVKTKSFFMKDPGAWHALLEKLSRITVAYLNAQIAAGAQAVQLFDTWVGCLGPADYRAFVLPHTKRVLDAVTPGTPVIHFGTGTAGLLPLMREAGGGVIGLDWRLDLVQAWDGLGDVAVQGNLDPTVLFAPRDEVRRRTLDLLGRVGGRPGHIFNLGHGILPHTPLDNVLALVDAVHSWGGA is encoded by the coding sequence ATGCCGCGCGTCGCACAGCCACACACGGGGTTCGACGGTCTCCTGGTCGGGGCGTTCGAGAGCCGGCTGGCCGCGGAGATGTCGCGCCTCATCGAGGCGCACGGCGGCCGGCCCATGGTCGCGCCGTCGATGCGGGAGATCCCTCTCGAGGAGAACCGCGAGGCGCTCGAGTTCGGCGACAGGCTTCTCGCCGGGCACTGGGACATCCTCATCCTGCTGACCGGCGTCGGTCTCAAGACGCTGGTCACGGCGCTCGAGACACGCCACCCGCGCGCCCGCATCGTCGAGGCGCTGGGCAAGGTGACGCGCGTCTGCCGAGGTCCCAAACCGGTCGCCGCCCTGAAGGCGCTCGGTCTGTCCCCCGGGATCACCGTCCCCGAGCCGAATACCTGGATGGAGCTCCTGCGCACCCTCGACGAGAAGTCGGACGTCGCCGGCCGTCGCGTGGCGGTGCAGGAGTACGGCATCAGCAATCTCGAGCTCCTGCAAGGGCTGAGGGAGCGCGGCGCCGAGGTGACGCGCGTCCCGGTGTACCGCTGGGGGCTGCCGCACGACCTCGCCCCCCTGCGCGCGGCGCTCCAGGCGATCGCCGACGCCCAGGTTCCCGTCGTCCTGTTCACCAACGCGAACCAGGTGGAGAACGTCATGCAGGTCGCCCGCGACGCCGGACTGGACGAAAGGGTCCGGGCGGCGCTGGCGCGCGGGGTCGTCGCGTCGGTGGGCCCGATCGCCAGCGAGAGCCTGCGCAACCATGGTCTTGGGGTCGACGTGGAGCCGCCGCATCCGAAGATGGGTCCGCTGGTGAAGGAAGCGAGCCTGCGCTGCCACGCGATCCTGGAGGCGAAGCGGGACCCGGGGGGCGGTGGCGCGGGCGGCGGCAGGGGGCCGGCGTCGCGCGGCGGTTCCGGGCCGGGCGCGGGCCACGGACCGTCGGACCGTAAGGCGCGAGGGGCAGCGATGTCGCCGACCGGCGCGGTCGCGGCGATCGAGATCGCCCCGCAGCCGGCGCGCCCCGGGGTGCGCGGCCTGGATCCGCTTCTCGACAGTCCGTTCATGCGCGCCTGCCGTCGCGACACCACCTCCGTCACGCCGGTCTGGCTCATGCGCCAGGCGGGGCGCTACATGCGGGAATACCGTCAGATCCGCGCGCGCCGTTCGTTTCTGGAGATCTGCCGCGACCCCGACCTGGTGACGCAGATCACCGTCTACGCTGTCGAGCGGCTTCGGGTCGATTCCGCGATCATCTTCGCCGACCTCCTGCTGCCGGTGCAGGGGACCGGTCTCTCCCTCGCCTACACGAAGGGGGAGGGACCGTCCATCGATCCGCCGCTGCGCGCGCCGGAGGACGTCGATCGCCTGCGCGAGCCGGATCTCGAGGAGAGCGTCGGCTACGTCTTCGAGGCGATCCGCCGGACGCGACGCGCCCTGCCGGCGAACATTCCGCTGCTCGGCTTCGCGGGCGCCCCGTTCACCCTGGCGTCCTACATGATCGAAGGGGGCGGCTCGACGCACTACGTGAAGACCAAGTCCTTCTTCATGAAGGATCCGGGGGCGTGGCACGCGCTCCTCGAGAAGCTCTCGCGCATCACCGTGGCGTACCTGAACGCGCAGATCGCCGCCGGCGCGCAGGCGGTGCAGCTGTTCGACACCTGGGTCGGCTGCCTCGGTCCCGCGGACTACCGGGCCTTCGTCCTGCCGCACACCAAGCGCGTCCTCGACGCCGTCACCCCCGGCACGCCGGTCATCCATTTCGGCACCGGGACCGCGGGTCTCCTGCCGCTGATGCGCGAAGCGGGCGGCGGCGTCATCGGGCTCGACTGGCGCCTGGACCTGGTGCAGGCGTGGGACGGCCTGGGCGACGTCGCGGTGCAGGGGAACCTCGATCCGACCGTGCTGTTCGCCCCGCGCGACGAGGTGCGGCGCCGGACCCTCGACCTTCTCGGGCGGGTGGGCGGCCGGCCGGGGCACATCTTCAACCTGGGGCACGGCATCCTGCCGCACACACCGCTCGACAACGTCCTCGCCCTGGTGGACGCGGTGCACTCGTGGGGAGGCGCGTGA
- a CDS encoding SUF system NifU family Fe-S cluster assembly protein — MSTELGDLYQEVILDHNRRPRNFGDLPSASRRAEGHNPLCGDRVTVSVVLEGDILKDVRFQGSGCAISKASASMMTESLKGRSRTEAEDLFQAFHRLLTEDGASADPNVLGKLVVFSGVREFPVRVKCATLAWHTLRAALENARDIATTE; from the coding sequence ATGTCGACCGAACTGGGGGACCTGTACCAGGAAGTGATCCTGGACCACAACCGGCGGCCGCGGAACTTCGGCGACCTGCCGTCGGCCTCCCGGCGGGCCGAGGGGCACAACCCGCTGTGCGGAGACCGGGTGACCGTGTCCGTGGTCCTGGAGGGGGACATCCTCAAGGACGTGCGCTTCCAGGGATCGGGCTGCGCCATCTCGAAGGCCTCCGCCTCGATGATGACGGAGAGCCTGAAGGGGAGGAGCCGGACGGAGGCCGAGGATCTGTTCCAGGCGTTCCACCGCCTGCTCACCGAGGACGGCGCGTCCGCCGACCCGAATGTCCTCGGAAAGCTGGTGGTGTTCTCGGGCGTGCGCGAGTTCCCGGTGCGCGTCAAGTGCGCCACGCTGGCCTGGCACACGCTGCGCGCGGCCCTCGAGAACGCGCGCGACATCGCCACGACGGAGTGA
- the hemG gene encoding protoporphyrinogen oxidase, producing MSGIRVIVAGAGVGGLACAHRLLAQSRDRGIPLELAVLEAAPRAGGVIATDHVDGCVIEGGPDCFVSDKPWGIDLCRRAGLADEIVGTNPTLRRSFVYTRGALRPIPEGYQLLAPSRLLPFATTRILGLGGKLRAACDLVLPRGPDVPDESLASFVRRRFGRETLDRLAQPLLAGIYNADPERLSLRATMPRFLELERRHRSVILGLLRARRSLPAEARTGVSGARYSIFVTLKTGLQTLTDRLAGSLPAGSLRLGARLLRLDAAPVSAAPAAARWRVSISGGETLEADAVVLAAPACVAAPLVRAFDPPLADLLAQIPYGGAATVSLAYRRADVSHPLDGFGFVVPRTENRRLVACSFSSVKFPGRAPADKVLLRAFLDGRTSDGVEPAHLERIVRDDLRDILGITASPLFARSYVHTAAMAQYEVGHLEVAQAVDDRLSRHGGLFVAGNGLRGVGLPDCVHSGEVAADGVLARAGMVSLVR from the coding sequence ATGAGCGGGATCAGGGTGATCGTCGCCGGCGCCGGCGTCGGCGGGCTCGCCTGCGCCCATCGCCTCCTGGCCCAGTCCCGCGATCGGGGCATCCCCCTCGAACTGGCGGTGCTCGAGGCCGCGCCCCGCGCCGGCGGAGTGATCGCGACCGACCACGTGGATGGCTGCGTCATCGAAGGAGGGCCCGACTGCTTCGTCTCCGACAAGCCTTGGGGGATCGATCTCTGCAGGAGAGCCGGTCTCGCGGACGAGATCGTCGGCACGAACCCGACCCTTCGCCGATCCTTCGTGTACACCCGCGGAGCGTTGCGGCCGATCCCGGAAGGCTACCAGCTTCTCGCTCCGAGCCGCCTGCTGCCGTTCGCAACGACCCGGATCCTCGGCCTGGGGGGCAAGCTGCGCGCCGCCTGCGATCTCGTCCTGCCACGCGGGCCCGACGTCCCGGACGAGAGCCTCGCCTCCTTCGTGAGGCGGCGCTTCGGGCGGGAGACCCTCGACCGTCTGGCGCAGCCGCTCCTGGCCGGCATCTACAACGCCGACCCCGAGCGACTCAGCCTGCGCGCCACGATGCCCCGCTTCCTGGAGCTGGAGCGCCGGCATCGCAGCGTGATCCTCGGTCTCCTGCGCGCCCGCCGCAGCCTTCCGGCCGAAGCCCGGACGGGAGTCAGCGGGGCGCGCTACTCGATCTTCGTGACGCTCAAGACGGGACTGCAGACGCTCACCGACCGCCTGGCGGGCTCCCTGCCGGCCGGCTCGCTTCGTCTTGGCGCGAGGCTTTTGCGACTCGACGCGGCGCCGGTGTCGGCCGCCCCGGCGGCGGCGCGCTGGAGGGTCTCGATCTCCGGCGGTGAGACGCTCGAGGCCGACGCCGTCGTCCTCGCCGCGCCCGCGTGCGTGGCGGCGCCGCTCGTGCGGGCGTTCGACCCACCGCTCGCCGATCTCCTGGCGCAGATCCCCTACGGCGGCGCCGCCACGGTCAGCCTGGCCTACCGCCGCGCCGACGTCAGCCACCCTCTCGACGGCTTCGGGTTCGTCGTGCCCAGGACCGAGAACCGGCGGCTGGTCGCCTGCTCGTTCTCGAGCGTCAAGTTCCCGGGACGCGCCCCCGCGGACAAGGTCCTGCTTCGCGCCTTCCTCGACGGGCGGACCTCCGACGGGGTCGAGCCCGCCCACCTCGAGCGGATCGTCCGCGACGACCTGCGCGACATCCTGGGGATCACGGCGTCCCCTCTGTTCGCCCGGTCCTACGTCCACACTGCGGCGATGGCGCAGTATGAGGTCGGCCACCTCGAGGTGGCGCAGGCGGTGGACGATCGGCTGTCGCGCCACGGCGGGCTGTTCGTCGCGGGGAACGGGCTGCGGGGCGTCGGGCTGCCCGACTGCGTCCACAGCGGCGAGGTCGCGGCCGACGGCGTCCTGGCGCGCGCCGGGATGGTATCCTTGGTGCGATGA
- a CDS encoding cysteine desulfurase codes for MTVARPAARTAKTAPFEVRRIREDFPILNQKVFGKPLVYLDNAATSQKPRAVIDAIVGFYEHDNANIHRGLHALSERATAAYESARGRLRRFVNAAQDREIVFVRGTTEAINLVAQTYGRAHVGAGDEVLITALEHHSNIVPWQILCGEKGARLRVVPIDDRGDLVLDELERLLTPKTRIVSVAHVSNALGTINPVRRIVEAAHARGIPVLVDGAQAAPHLPIDVRDLDCDFYTLSGHKMFGPTGIGILYGKEHHLEGMPPYQGGGDMIASVTFEKTEYNRLPYKFEAGTPHIAGVIGLGAAVDYLSGLDAGGRMAHEEDLLAYATDKVGGLPRVRLVGTAREKTSVLSFVMDGVHPHDIGTILDREGVAIRAGHHCAQPLMERLGVDATARASLALYNTREDIDALAAGLRRVLEVFR; via the coding sequence GTGACGGTGGCCCGGCCGGCGGCGCGGACAGCGAAGACAGCCCCCTTCGAGGTGCGCCGGATCCGCGAGGACTTCCCGATCCTGAACCAGAAGGTCTTCGGGAAGCCGCTCGTCTACCTCGACAACGCCGCCACGTCGCAGAAGCCGCGCGCCGTCATCGACGCGATCGTGGGCTTCTACGAGCACGACAACGCCAACATCCACCGCGGCCTGCACGCCCTGAGCGAGCGCGCCACGGCCGCTTACGAGAGCGCGCGCGGCAGGCTGCGGCGCTTCGTCAACGCCGCGCAGGACCGGGAGATCGTCTTCGTCCGCGGCACGACCGAGGCGATCAACCTGGTGGCGCAGACCTACGGGCGCGCGCACGTCGGAGCAGGGGACGAGGTGCTGATCACCGCCCTGGAGCACCACTCGAACATCGTCCCCTGGCAGATCCTGTGCGGGGAAAAGGGCGCCCGCCTGCGGGTCGTCCCGATCGACGATCGCGGCGATCTCGTGCTCGACGAGCTGGAGAGACTCCTGACGCCGAAGACGCGGATCGTCTCGGTGGCGCACGTGTCGAACGCCCTCGGGACGATCAACCCGGTGCGGCGAATCGTCGAGGCGGCGCACGCCAGGGGTATCCCGGTCCTGGTCGACGGCGCCCAGGCGGCGCCCCACCTGCCGATCGACGTCCGGGATCTCGACTGCGACTTCTACACTCTGTCGGGGCACAAGATGTTCGGGCCGACGGGCATCGGCATCCTGTACGGGAAGGAGCACCACCTGGAGGGGATGCCGCCGTACCAGGGGGGCGGCGACATGATCGCCTCGGTCACCTTCGAGAAGACCGAGTACAACCGTCTGCCGTACAAGTTCGAGGCCGGCACGCCCCACATCGCGGGTGTGATCGGACTCGGAGCGGCGGTCGACTACCTCTCGGGGCTGGATGCCGGCGGACGGATGGCGCACGAGGAGGATCTCCTGGCGTACGCGACCGACAAGGTCGGCGGTCTGCCGCGTGTGCGGCTCGTCGGCACGGCCCGGGAGAAGACCTCGGTCCTGTCGTTCGTCATGGACGGCGTGCACCCGCACGACATCGGCACGATCCTGGACCGCGAGGGTGTGGCCATCCGCGCCGGCCACCACTGCGCCCAGCCGCTCATGGAGCGTCTGGGCGTCGACGCGACGGCGCGCGCCTCCCTGGCCCTGTACAACACCCGGGAGGACATCGACGCGCTGGCCGCGGGACTCCGGCGTGTGCTCGAGGTCTTCCGCTGA
- the sufD gene encoding Fe-S cluster assembly protein SufD, translated as MISTDHYLSAFARRQKDLPAGADAWTRPLREAAIARFAGLGFPTMRQEEWRKTSIGPILKAPFQPQARPVTNGFTGRAIERFTFEPWECTHLVFINGHYAPGLSRLRPFPAGVVVEPLAQALAKRRDEIEPHLARHADDRTHAFAALNTAFMQDGAYLRVPDGAVVDEPVHLLFISTSPDGPVVSYPRNLIVAGKSSRLSVVESYVGPHHDVYFTDAVTEIVVGEDAAVDHYRLQRESERAFHVGVLQADLGRYARLGSWNISLGGELVRTDLGTLLGAEGGEVRLDGLYITGGAQHVDNHTLIDHASPGCTSHELYKGVLDDRSRGVFDGRIIVRQDAQKSDAHQTNKNLLVSEEALVDTTPRLQILADDVKCTHGATIGQIDEDAMFYLRTRAISEEAARNLLIQAFVSEVLRGMRIEPIRAGLECLLFTRLRKGHGAGVGA; from the coding sequence ATGATCTCCACGGACCACTATCTCTCCGCGTTCGCCCGCCGGCAGAAGGACCTTCCAGCCGGGGCGGACGCATGGACCCGGCCGCTCCGCGAGGCCGCCATCGCGCGCTTCGCCGGGCTCGGCTTTCCGACCATGCGCCAGGAGGAATGGCGCAAGACCAGCATCGGGCCGATCCTGAAGGCGCCGTTCCAGCCGCAGGCGCGGCCGGTCACCAACGGCTTCACGGGCCGGGCCATCGAGCGGTTCACCTTCGAGCCCTGGGAGTGCACCCACCTGGTGTTCATCAACGGCCATTACGCCCCGGGGCTGTCGCGCCTGCGGCCGTTCCCCGCGGGTGTCGTGGTCGAGCCGCTGGCGCAGGCGCTCGCGAAGCGCCGCGACGAGATCGAGCCGCACCTGGCGCGCCATGCCGACGATCGCACCCACGCCTTTGCCGCGCTCAACACGGCGTTCATGCAGGACGGTGCGTACCTCCGGGTGCCGGACGGCGCCGTGGTCGACGAGCCGGTGCACCTTCTGTTCATCTCGACCTCGCCGGACGGACCGGTCGTTTCGTATCCCAGGAACCTGATCGTGGCCGGGAAGTCGAGCCGGCTGTCGGTCGTCGAGAGCTACGTCGGTCCGCACCACGATGTGTACTTCACGGACGCGGTGACGGAGATCGTCGTGGGCGAGGACGCGGCCGTCGATCACTACAGGCTGCAGCGCGAGAGCGAGAGGGCGTTCCACGTCGGCGTCCTGCAGGCCGACCTGGGACGCTACGCCCGCCTCGGGTCCTGGAACATCTCGCTGGGCGGTGAGCTGGTGCGCACCGATCTCGGCACGCTCCTCGGTGCGGAGGGAGGGGAGGTGCGTCTGGACGGCCTGTACATCACCGGCGGCGCGCAGCACGTGGACAACCACACGCTCATCGATCACGCCAGCCCCGGGTGCACGAGCCACGAGCTGTACAAGGGAGTCCTGGACGACCGCTCGCGAGGTGTGTTCGACGGACGGATCATCGTGCGCCAGGACGCGCAGAAGAGCGACGCGCACCAGACCAACAAGAACCTCCTGGTGTCGGAGGAGGCGCTGGTCGACACGACGCCGAGGCTGCAGATCCTCGCGGACGACGTGAAGTGCACGCACGGCGCGACCATCGGCCAGATCGACGAGGACGCCATGTTCTACCTGAGGACCCGCGCCATCAGCGAGGAGGCGGCGCGGAATCTTCTTATCCAGGCGTTCGTCAGCGAGGTCCTGCGCGGCATGCGGATCGAGCCGATCCGGGCCGGGCTCGAGTGCCTGCTGTTCACGCGCCTGCGCAAGGGACACGGGGCGGGGGTGGGGGCGTGA
- a CDS encoding Rrf2 family transcriptional regulator gives MKVSAQEEYGLRCILQIARRQRHGQAGPMTLAEIAREEGLTVPHVAKLIRVLRKAGLVKSVLGRTGGYTLRRTSETISLAEVLSALGGGRLYDTSYCDRHAGDLKVCTHMGDCSIRSLWGVLEDLLERVLRRTMLSELLSSEKTMHAVLDERAPAACGNGALAVRCTDCGQGGA, from the coding sequence GTGAAAGTCTCGGCCCAGGAAGAATACGGACTCCGCTGCATCCTCCAGATCGCCCGGCGGCAGAGACACGGGCAGGCGGGCCCCATGACCCTGGCGGAGATCGCCCGGGAGGAGGGGCTGACCGTCCCGCACGTGGCCAAGCTCATCCGTGTCCTGCGCAAGGCCGGTCTGGTCAAGAGCGTTCTGGGCCGGACGGGCGGCTACACGCTGCGCAGGACGTCGGAGACGATCAGCCTGGCGGAGGTCCTGTCGGCGCTGGGCGGCGGGAGGCTCTACGACACGAGCTACTGCGACCGGCACGCGGGGGACCTGAAAGTCTGCACGCACATGGGGGACTGCTCCATCCGATCCCTGTGGGGCGTGCTCGAGGATCTCCTGGAGCGCGTGCTGCGCAGGACGATGCTGTCGGAGCTCCTCAGCAGCGAGAAGACCATGCATGCCGTTCTGGACGAGCGCGCGCCGGCCGCGTGCGGCAACGGGGCCCTCGCAGTGCGCTGCACCGACTGCGGGCAAGGGGGCGCGTGA